In Anseongella ginsenosidimutans, one genomic interval encodes:
- a CDS encoding SusC/RagA family TonB-linked outer membrane protein, whose protein sequence is MIQRCRIVFSAWKRLLFFLAFLLSSPAWLQAQDNSGLSGTVTDSLTGETLPGVSVMIKGTQQGTNTDLEGNFILDISGEQATLVFSFVGYKDKEMLVRKGQPVTIMLASNVEALDEVAVVAFGTQKKSSMVSSVTTINPEELKVPSSNLTTALAGRLSGVIAYQRTGEPGQDNASFFIRGVTTFGYKKDPLILIDGIELSATDLARLQPDDIATFSIMKDATATSLYGARGANGVILVTTKEGKEGAARVSLRLENSISSNTQNIELADPITYMLLHNESVLTRDPIGLLPYSQNKIDNTIAGTDPYAYPAIDWRSMLLKNTTSNQRANFSVSGGGKVARYYIAGTFNQDNGILDVDKRNNFNSNIDLKSYLLRSNVNIDLTKTTETIVRLYGSFDDYRGPVDGGDGLYRKIMRSNPVLFPAYFPEGASRTRVKHILFGNSNQGSGNFLNPYADMVKGYKDWTRSNMMAQFELKQDFGWVVPGLSARAMGNAQRYSYYDVSRFYNPYYYQAGGYDPQTGSYSLALMNEGQATEYLGYDEGAKDITATVYIEAAVNYNRTFAENHDVSGMFVYIRRNSLVANAGDLQRSLPFRNEGLSGRFTYGYDDRYLAEFTFGYNGSERFHKSERFGFFPSVGLGWYISNEKFWEPMISSIHKLKLRATYGLVGNDAIGGPEDRFFYLSNVNLNDANNQARFGTNFNYIRPGVTIGRYPNEAITWETDKQLNLGVELGLFNDFEIIAEYFSRDRSNILMTRSSIPTSMGLQADVKANVGQARSSGVDFSLDYNKVFNQGLWLQGRVNFTYAASEFTAYEEPDYREKYKSHLGHSLSQHWGLIAERLFVDDYEVLNSPRQNYGEYMGGDIKYHDVNGDGQITDLDQVPLGFPTDPEIIYGFGFSAGYKGFDFSAFLQGSGRSSFWIDPYATAPFVAYRYSNDELPGYSLQNQLLQAYADDHWSEDNRNLHALWPRLSSTVINNNVQRSSWFMRNGSFLRLKSVELGYSIPERHIERWKITDVRVYLSGTNLMTFSKFKLWDPEMAGNGLSYPIQKVFNIGLQVGF, encoded by the coding sequence ATGATTCAACGATGTCGTATTGTCTTTTCTGCCTGGAAAAGACTGCTTTTTTTCCTCGCTTTTTTGTTGAGCAGCCCCGCCTGGCTTCAGGCCCAGGACAACAGCGGCCTGAGCGGGACGGTAACAGACAGCTTAACCGGGGAAACCCTTCCCGGCGTTTCGGTAATGATAAAAGGCACTCAGCAAGGCACCAATACGGACTTGGAGGGCAACTTTATCCTGGATATTTCCGGCGAGCAGGCAACGCTTGTTTTTTCCTTTGTCGGCTATAAAGACAAGGAGATGCTTGTCCGGAAAGGCCAGCCAGTTACGATTATGCTGGCCAGCAATGTGGAGGCCCTGGACGAAGTAGCGGTAGTTGCTTTCGGGACGCAGAAGAAGTCAAGTATGGTCAGTTCCGTGACCACTATTAATCCTGAAGAACTAAAAGTCCCTTCCAGCAATCTCACGACCGCACTTGCAGGCCGTTTATCCGGCGTGATCGCCTACCAGCGAACCGGAGAGCCAGGCCAGGATAATGCCAGCTTCTTCATCCGGGGGGTAACTACCTTTGGCTATAAGAAGGACCCGTTGATCCTGATAGACGGAATAGAGTTAAGCGCCACCGACCTGGCCCGCCTGCAGCCGGATGATATTGCCACTTTTTCAATTATGAAGGATGCCACCGCTACTTCACTGTACGGCGCGCGAGGGGCAAACGGCGTCATCCTGGTCACCACCAAAGAAGGAAAGGAGGGGGCCGCCAGGGTATCGCTCCGCCTCGAAAACTCCATTTCGAGCAATACGCAGAATATCGAGCTGGCCGATCCGATCACCTATATGCTGCTGCACAACGAATCCGTGCTGACACGCGACCCCATTGGCCTGCTTCCCTATTCCCAGAATAAAATTGACAATACGATCGCAGGTACGGACCCTTATGCTTACCCGGCAATAGACTGGAGGAGCATGTTACTTAAAAATACTACCAGTAACCAGCGTGCTAACTTTAGCGTGAGCGGGGGCGGAAAGGTAGCCAGGTACTACATTGCCGGTACGTTTAACCAGGATAATGGCATCCTGGATGTAGACAAAAGGAACAACTTTAACAGCAATATTGACCTGAAGTCTTACCTGCTCCGGTCCAACGTGAATATCGACCTCACCAAAACGACCGAAACCATTGTGCGGCTTTACGGCAGCTTTGATGACTACCGGGGGCCGGTTGACGGAGGAGACGGGCTTTACCGTAAGATCATGCGCTCTAACCCGGTATTGTTTCCCGCTTATTTTCCGGAAGGGGCGTCCAGGACCAGGGTAAAGCATATCCTGTTTGGCAACTCTAACCAGGGATCGGGTAACTTTCTTAATCCCTATGCCGACATGGTAAAAGGCTACAAGGATTGGACGCGTTCCAATATGATGGCCCAGTTTGAATTGAAACAAGACTTTGGATGGGTGGTCCCGGGACTTTCAGCAAGGGCTATGGGGAACGCGCAGCGTTATTCCTATTATGACGTATCCCGGTTTTATAACCCCTATTATTACCAGGCGGGCGGATATGATCCGCAGACCGGGTCATACAGCCTTGCCTTGATGAATGAGGGGCAGGCCACCGAATACCTGGGCTACGATGAGGGGGCGAAGGATATTACGGCTACGGTTTATATCGAAGCCGCGGTAAACTATAACAGGACGTTCGCAGAAAACCATGACGTAAGCGGGATGTTCGTTTATATCAGGCGCAACTCATTGGTGGCCAATGCCGGAGACCTTCAACGGTCACTTCCCTTCCGCAATGAAGGGTTGTCCGGCAGGTTCACCTATGGTTACGATGACCGCTACCTGGCGGAATTTACCTTCGGGTATAACGGTTCCGAACGCTTTCATAAAAGCGAACGTTTCGGATTTTTCCCTTCCGTAGGGCTGGGTTGGTATATCAGCAACGAAAAGTTCTGGGAACCCATGATTTCCAGTATTCATAAACTGAAACTAAGGGCAACGTACGGGCTGGTAGGTAATGACGCCATCGGCGGCCCGGAAGATCGTTTCTTTTATCTATCCAACGTGAACTTGAACGATGCGAATAACCAGGCACGTTTCGGGACCAATTTCAATTACATAAGGCCGGGGGTAACCATCGGCCGGTACCCCAACGAGGCGATTACCTGGGAAACAGACAAGCAGCTTAACCTGGGCGTTGAATTAGGGCTGTTTAACGATTTTGAGATTATCGCTGAATATTTCAGCCGCGACCGCAGCAATATTTTGATGACCAGGAGTTCCATTCCAACCTCCATGGGGCTGCAGGCGGATGTAAAAGCTAACGTTGGCCAGGCAAGATCCAGCGGCGTAGACTTTTCTCTGGATTATAATAAAGTGTTCAACCAGGGCCTCTGGCTGCAGGGAAGGGTCAACTTTACTTATGCAGCGAGCGAATTTACGGCTTACGAAGAACCTGATTACCGGGAAAAATATAAATCCCATCTCGGGCACTCGCTGAGCCAGCATTGGGGGCTGATCGCCGAGCGCCTTTTTGTTGACGATTATGAAGTACTCAATTCTCCCAGGCAGAATTATGGGGAGTATATGGGCGGAGATATCAAATACCATGATGTAAACGGCGACGGGCAAATAACAGACCTGGACCAGGTGCCGCTTGGTTTTCCAACCGATCCGGAGATCATCTACGGCTTTGGCTTTTCCGCCGGCTATAAAGGCTTTGACTTTTCAGCTTTCCTCCAGGGCTCGGGACGTTCGTCCTTCTGGATAGATCCGTATGCAACGGCGCCCTTTGTGGCCTACCGATATTCGAACGACGAACTACCCGGCTACAGCCTTCAAAACCAGCTTCTCCAGGCTTATGCCGATGATCACTGGTCGGAAGATAACCGGAACCTGCACGCCCTTTGGCCCCGCCTTAGCAGTACGGTGATAAATAACAACGTTCAGCGAAGCAGCTGGTTTATGCGTAACGGAAGCTTTCTGCGGTTAAAATCCGTAGAATTAGGTTATAGCATACCCGAACGGCATATTGAAAGATGGAAAATCACCGATGTCCGGGTGTACCTCAGCGGCACCAATCTTATGACGTTCAGCAAATTCAAGCTTTGGGATCCCGAGATGGCCGGCAACGGGCTCAGCTATCCCATTCAAAAGGTGTTTAATATAGGCTTACAAGTTGGATTCTGA
- a CDS encoding sugar phosphate isomerase/epimerase family protein, whose protein sequence is MERRTFIRSSAAGAALAGLGWPGRLAANSGIPASAKPLKIKKSLKFGMVEEEGTILEKFRLLKELGFDGVELDSPNNLDPDEILEAKKESGLELPGVVNSAHWSSPLSDPDPKVREKCVKALEQSLRDCKLYGGTTVLLVPGVVNQGVSYADAYKRSQEEIRKVLPLAKETGIKIAFENVWNNFLISPLEAARYVDEFDSPMVGWYFDVGNIVRYGWPEHWIEALGKRIIKLDIKEYSRKKQQEEGIWKGFNVELLEGDCNWPEVNKALEKIGYSGWASAEVPGGKRERLLTISQKMDAIFKNG, encoded by the coding sequence ATGGAACGCAGAACGTTTATCAGAAGCAGTGCGGCCGGCGCAGCGCTGGCAGGACTCGGATGGCCCGGCCGACTTGCAGCAAATAGCGGCATCCCGGCGTCGGCAAAGCCTCTGAAAATAAAGAAATCCCTGAAATTCGGGATGGTAGAAGAAGAAGGAACCATCCTGGAGAAATTTCGGCTGCTCAAAGAACTGGGATTTGACGGCGTGGAGCTGGATTCTCCCAATAACCTTGATCCGGACGAGATCCTGGAAGCAAAGAAAGAAAGCGGCCTTGAACTTCCGGGAGTAGTGAACTCCGCGCATTGGAGTTCCCCCCTTTCTGATCCTGACCCGAAAGTCCGGGAAAAATGCGTGAAGGCGCTCGAGCAATCGCTCAGGGATTGTAAACTGTACGGCGGTACCACGGTTTTGCTGGTACCCGGCGTAGTAAACCAGGGCGTAAGTTATGCAGATGCCTACAAACGCTCCCAGGAAGAGATCCGGAAAGTGCTTCCCCTGGCCAAAGAGACCGGTATAAAGATCGCTTTTGAGAACGTTTGGAATAACTTCCTGATCAGCCCGCTGGAAGCTGCCCGCTATGTGGACGAATTTGACAGCCCCATGGTAGGATGGTATTTTGACGTAGGGAACATTGTACGGTACGGGTGGCCGGAGCATTGGATCGAAGCCCTCGGAAAACGCATCATTAAGTTGGATATAAAAGAATATAGCCGGAAGAAACAACAGGAAGAAGGGATCTGGAAAGGCTTCAATGTAGAACTCCTGGAAGGGGACTGCAATTGGCCGGAAGTAAACAAGGCCCTGGAAAAAATCGGGTATTCGGGCTGGGCTTCGGCCGAAGTGCCGGGGGGCAAACGGGAACGGCTGCTCACGATCAGCCAGAAAATGGACGCCATTTTTAAGAACGGCTAA
- a CDS encoding Gfo/Idh/MocA family protein codes for MITRRRDFLRISGLAIAGTAVPAILTPGNAFGNAKEKKLKIGLIGCGGRGTGAANQALKADPDVVLHAMGDVFEDKLKTSLDNLSKIHGDKVKVKEKRQFLGFDAYQKVLESGVDVVILATPPGFRPQHLAAAVEAEKHIFCEKPVAVDAPGIRKVLEAARKAGEKNLSLVSGFCWRYHTPKRAIFEKVLGGAVGDISTIYNSYNTSALWSHPRQAGWTDMEYQLRNWPYYAWLSGDHIVEQAVHCIDMMNWAMGGKLPVSAMGTGGRQVRTDDVFGHIYDHFAITYEYENGARGFHFSRQQQNCQNSYDVEIFGDKGRAVVDCSRNFHEIQGANQWKFTGEQNDMYQTEHDELFASIRQGKPINDGEYMAHSSMLAIMGRMAAYTGRRITWEEAINSTEVLGTDVQGWKQEPPVVNVAMPGITEFI; via the coding sequence ATGATTACAAGACGCAGGGATTTTCTCAGGATCAGCGGCCTTGCCATTGCAGGCACCGCTGTACCGGCCATTCTGACGCCGGGCAATGCTTTCGGAAATGCGAAAGAAAAGAAGCTTAAAATAGGGCTCATCGGTTGCGGCGGACGGGGTACCGGAGCAGCCAACCAGGCGCTGAAAGCCGATCCGGATGTCGTACTGCATGCCATGGGCGATGTATTTGAAGATAAACTCAAAACCTCCCTGGATAATTTATCAAAGATCCACGGGGATAAAGTAAAGGTAAAGGAAAAGCGTCAGTTTCTTGGATTTGACGCCTACCAGAAAGTGCTGGAATCAGGCGTGGACGTGGTTATCCTTGCCACGCCGCCGGGCTTTCGCCCCCAGCACCTGGCAGCTGCCGTAGAAGCCGAAAAACATATTTTCTGTGAAAAGCCGGTGGCAGTTGATGCCCCGGGGATCCGGAAGGTACTGGAAGCCGCCCGCAAAGCCGGCGAAAAGAACCTTTCCCTGGTTTCCGGTTTCTGCTGGCGCTACCACACTCCCAAGCGGGCTATTTTCGAAAAAGTCCTGGGCGGTGCGGTAGGCGATATTTCAACTATTTATAATTCCTATAATACCAGCGCCCTATGGTCGCATCCCCGGCAAGCCGGCTGGACAGATATGGAATACCAGCTTCGCAACTGGCCTTATTACGCATGGCTCTCCGGTGACCACATTGTTGAACAGGCGGTACACTGCATAGACATGATGAACTGGGCAATGGGAGGGAAGCTGCCGGTCAGTGCAATGGGAACCGGCGGAAGGCAGGTACGGACCGACGATGTTTTTGGCCATATTTATGATCACTTCGCCATTACCTATGAATACGAGAACGGCGCCAGGGGCTTCCATTTCAGCCGTCAGCAGCAAAACTGCCAGAACAGCTACGATGTAGAGATCTTTGGCGATAAGGGCAGGGCAGTTGTGGATTGTTCCCGTAATTTCCATGAAATACAGGGAGCTAACCAGTGGAAGTTTACCGGCGAGCAGAATGATATGTACCAGACGGAACATGATGAACTGTTTGCCTCCATCCGCCAGGGAAAACCAATCAACGACGGTGAATATATGGCTCACAGTTCCATGCTGGCGATTATGGGCAGAATGGCCGCCTATACCGGGCGGAGGATTACCTGGGAAGAAGCGATCAATTCCACAGAAGTACTCGGAACTGATGTACAAGGTTGGAAACAGGAGCCCCCGGTAGTAAACGTGGCCATGCCAGGCATTACTGAATTTATTTAA
- a CDS encoding DNA gyrase/topoisomerase IV subunit A, which yields MSEEKENSAQAGSPDGDNSGQGAEKSEVLHNVTPLSGLYENWFLDYASYVILDRAVPHIHDGLKPVQRRIMHSLKEMDDGRFNKVANVIGNTMKYHPHGDASIGDAMVQLGQKNLLIDTQGNWGDPITGDSAAAARYIEGRLSKFAGEVVFNPQTTEWQLSYDGRNQEPLTLPVKFPLVLAQGADGIAVGLATKILPHNFIELIDASIESLKGNRPDILPDFPTGGIADFSKYNEGQRGGRVRVRARIQEKDKKTLVINEIPYGVTTGGLIDSIISANDKGKIKIKKIEDNTASGVEIVVHLAPGISPDVTIDALYAFTDCEVSISPNTCVIKKDKPHFMSVNDILVESTQYTKNLLKRELEIRLGELQEKIFFSSLLKIFIGEGMYKHPDYENAGSLDAVTLVLNRLFEPFFEQFYREILQEDYKKLIEKPMSSITRFDVKKADEQLKQLEEEMKEIRHHLRHLTEYAIAWFEKLKEKYGKGRERRTQIREFEAVQAAQVALANVKLYVNRSDGFVGTGLRKDEYLFDCSDLDDIIVFRADGRCVVTRVADKTFVGKNIVHAGIYKKGDERTVYNMIYRDGSSGKSYIKRFNVGGITRDKEYELAKGGKGSSLLYLTENPNGEAEVVTIFHKKMQRLRKLSFDADFAEVAIKGRSAQGNTLTKYPIRKIELKSKGISTLAGRRIWFDEIVQRLNADERGLYLGEFEGEDKIAVVYKNGSYELTGFDLSTHFGEGISLLEKFDPSKVYTAIHFDKKSDHHYVKRFRLDDLSPGRKVSFISEENGSKLVLISPSAAPLAEVEILKGKSKTPEVFQVSLAEFIDVKGLKAIGNRLSAQPIKSVRLLEEAPVAPAGTSSGNKDMPEQPGPAAPERTALDEDSATQAAEKAEAGRPGPSEKPEGPGEAEAPAGKPEALTGKPGTSLEKPNAVAEKSTTPAKPDAPAVKPETPEKPEVAKKPEKNVELEITNPDDVNITGKEDRQLGLF from the coding sequence ATGTCGGAAGAAAAGGAAAACAGTGCGCAGGCAGGCAGCCCGGACGGAGATAACAGCGGTCAGGGCGCAGAGAAAAGCGAAGTGCTTCACAACGTCACTCCCCTGAGCGGATTGTATGAAAACTGGTTCCTGGACTATGCGTCTTATGTGATTCTGGACAGGGCCGTGCCCCATATTCACGATGGGCTTAAACCGGTTCAGCGCCGCATCATGCATTCGCTGAAAGAAATGGATGACGGCCGCTTTAACAAAGTGGCTAACGTGATCGGGAACACGATGAAATACCATCCTCACGGCGACGCTTCCATTGGGGATGCGATGGTACAACTGGGGCAGAAGAACCTGCTGATAGATACCCAGGGAAACTGGGGCGATCCCATTACCGGGGATTCCGCGGCCGCTGCAAGGTATATCGAAGGGCGGCTGTCCAAATTTGCCGGTGAAGTGGTTTTCAATCCGCAGACAACCGAATGGCAGCTGTCCTATGACGGACGAAATCAGGAACCCCTGACCCTTCCAGTGAAATTCCCGCTGGTGCTTGCCCAGGGCGCCGACGGAATTGCCGTAGGGCTGGCTACCAAGATCCTGCCGCATAATTTCATTGAACTGATTGACGCTTCGATCGAATCCCTGAAAGGTAACCGGCCGGATATTCTGCCCGACTTCCCTACCGGCGGCATTGCGGATTTTTCAAAATACAATGAAGGCCAGCGCGGCGGCCGGGTTCGGGTTCGGGCGCGGATCCAGGAAAAAGACAAGAAGACCCTGGTAATTAATGAAATACCTTACGGAGTAACTACCGGGGGGCTGATCGACAGCATTATCTCTGCCAATGACAAGGGCAAGATAAAGATCAAGAAGATCGAAGACAATACGGCCAGCGGCGTGGAGATTGTTGTTCACCTGGCGCCGGGAATTTCGCCCGACGTGACCATCGACGCTTTATACGCCTTCACCGATTGTGAAGTAAGTATTTCTCCTAATACCTGTGTGATCAAGAAGGATAAACCACACTTTATGAGTGTGAACGATATCCTGGTTGAGTCCACTCAGTACACTAAAAACCTTTTGAAAAGAGAGCTGGAGATACGCCTCGGCGAACTCCAGGAGAAGATATTCTTCAGTTCCCTGCTTAAAATCTTCATTGGGGAGGGGATGTACAAACACCCTGACTATGAAAATGCAGGCAGCCTGGATGCGGTTACGCTGGTATTGAATAGGCTTTTTGAACCATTTTTTGAACAGTTTTACCGGGAGATCCTCCAGGAAGATTATAAAAAGCTGATTGAAAAGCCGATGAGCAGCATCACCAGGTTTGATGTGAAAAAGGCGGATGAACAGCTGAAGCAGCTGGAAGAGGAGATGAAGGAAATACGGCATCACCTGAGGCATCTTACCGAATATGCCATTGCCTGGTTTGAAAAATTAAAGGAAAAGTACGGCAAGGGCCGCGAACGCAGGACGCAGATCAGGGAATTCGAAGCTGTCCAGGCAGCACAGGTGGCGCTGGCCAATGTGAAATTATACGTGAACCGCAGTGACGGTTTCGTGGGAACCGGGCTCCGGAAGGATGAGTACCTGTTTGATTGTTCTGATCTGGACGATATTATTGTCTTCCGGGCCGACGGCAGGTGCGTGGTTACCAGGGTAGCCGATAAAACATTTGTGGGGAAGAATATCGTACACGCCGGTATCTATAAAAAAGGCGATGAGCGCACGGTATATAATATGATTTACCGGGACGGCAGCTCCGGCAAATCATATATTAAGCGGTTTAACGTAGGGGGCATTACCAGGGATAAGGAATACGAGCTTGCCAAAGGCGGAAAAGGTTCTTCCCTGCTTTACCTCACTGAAAACCCGAACGGCGAGGCCGAAGTAGTAACGATCTTTCATAAAAAGATGCAGCGCCTTCGTAAGCTTTCCTTTGACGCTGATTTTGCCGAAGTGGCCATTAAGGGCCGTTCGGCGCAGGGGAACACGCTTACGAAATATCCAATCCGCAAGATAGAACTGAAGTCGAAAGGTATATCTACGCTTGCCGGACGCCGGATATGGTTCGATGAAATTGTGCAGCGGCTCAATGCCGACGAGCGGGGCTTGTATCTCGGCGAATTTGAGGGCGAAGACAAAATAGCCGTCGTATATAAAAACGGAAGTTATGAACTTACCGGCTTCGATCTCAGTACTCATTTTGGAGAAGGAATTTCGCTGCTTGAAAAATTTGATCCGTCAAAGGTATATACGGCCATACACTTTGACAAAAAATCCGATCATCACTACGTTAAGCGTTTCCGCCTGGATGATCTCAGCCCGGGCAGGAAGGTTTCCTTTATCAGCGAGGAAAACGGCTCCAAGCTGGTGCTGATCTCGCCTTCGGCCGCGCCGTTAGCCGAAGTGGAAATATTGAAGGGAAAAAGTAAAACGCCGGAGGTTTTCCAGGTGAGCCTGGCCGAATTTATTGATGTGAAAGGGTTGAAAGCAATCGGTAATCGTCTCTCTGCACAGCCGATAAAAAGCGTCCGGCTGCTGGAAGAGGCTCCGGTAGCGCCTGCCGGTACTTCCTCCGGAAACAAGGATATGCCGGAACAGCCTGGTCCGGCTGCGCCGGAACGGACGGCTCTGGATGAAGACAGTGCCACGCAAGCGGCGGAAAAAGCTGAAGCGGGGAGGCCTGGTCCATCGGAAAAACCTGAAGGTCCCGGAGAAGCCGAAGCTCCGGCGGGAAAACCCGAAGCTCTGACGGGAAAACCAGGTACGTCATTGGAAAAACCCAATGCAGTTGCTGAAAAATCTACAACCCCGGCAAAACCGGATGCGCCGGCGGTAAAGCCCGAAACGCCTGAAAAGCCTGAAGTGGCGAAGAAGCCCGAAAAGAACGTTGAGCTGGAGATCACCAACCCCGACGATGTAAACATTACCGGGAAAGAGGACCGTCAACTGGGCTTATTCTAA
- a CDS encoding GDSL-type esterase/lipase family protein, protein MKYLAIAIVFICLGTAAAAQEGRFEKEIAAFEQQDQQEFPPKGAILFTGSSSIRMWKDLKERFEGYAIIERGFGGSQLSDVTHYAGRILLPYRPSKIFIYAGDNDLAAGQTPAEVYKEFLEFHKLITDSLPETKVYYIAAKPSPRRQKLLPAYKDFNGRVAKFIKKHPCNWEFVDVFQAMLNDEGVPMRELFLEDRLHMNSKGYDIWENLIRKYL, encoded by the coding sequence ATGAAATATTTAGCCATAGCTATCGTTTTTATTTGCCTGGGTACGGCCGCTGCAGCCCAGGAAGGCCGTTTTGAGAAAGAAATTGCAGCTTTCGAGCAGCAGGATCAGCAGGAGTTCCCGCCAAAGGGAGCGATTCTTTTCACAGGGAGTTCGTCCATCCGGATGTGGAAGGACCTGAAGGAACGGTTTGAAGGTTATGCCATTATTGAGCGCGGTTTCGGCGGAAGCCAGCTTTCCGATGTTACCCATTATGCCGGACGCATCCTGCTTCCGTACCGGCCTTCCAAGATATTCATATACGCAGGCGATAATGACCTGGCGGCAGGGCAAACTCCCGCTGAGGTGTACAAGGAGTTCCTGGAATTTCACAAGCTGATCACTGACAGCCTGCCTGAAACAAAGGTTTATTATATCGCGGCCAAGCCCAGCCCAAGACGCCAGAAGCTGCTGCCGGCTTATAAGGATTTTAACGGCCGCGTGGCAAAGTTTATCAAAAAACATCCCTGCAACTGGGAATTTGTAGATGTCTTCCAGGCCATGCTGAATGATGAGGGCGTACCCATGCGCGAGTTATTTTTAGAAGACCGGCTGCATATGAACAGCAAGGGCTATGATATATGGGAAAACTTAATCAGGAAATACCTGTAA
- a CDS encoding DNA topoisomerase IV subunit B — protein MANYTEEDIRSLDWKEHIRLRPGMYIGKLGDGSAHDDGIYILLKEIIDNSIDEFVMGAGKTIEVNVSDHKVSVRDYGRGIPLGKVIDCVSKINTGGKYDSNAFQKSVGLNGVGTKAVNALSEKFSVQSYRNGQTKRAEFEKGVLVKEEAETETSQRNGTSITFVPDNTVFRNFRFVPEFIENMIWNYVYLNAGLTLQFNGQKFHSERGLYDLLMRNVEEESIRYPVIHLRGNDIELAMTHGSQYGEEYYSFVNGQHTTQGGTHQAALREAVVKTLREFYKKDFDATDIRASIVAAISIKVQEPVFESQTKTRLGSLNIGPDGPSVRSFVNDFVKKELDNYLHQHAAVAEAMLKRIMQSERERKEIAGIRKIANERAKKAALHNKKLRDCKLHLSDEKADQDLRLATTLFITEGDSASGSITKARKVDTQAVFSLKGKPLNSFGLTKKIVYENEEFNLLQHALNIEDGLEGLRYNNVVIATDADVDGMHIRLLLMTFFLQFFPDMVKAGHVSILQTPLFRVRNKKETIYCYSEDEKRKAVARLGGKPEITRFKGLGEISPDEFGLFIGADMRLDPVILKKDTTIKQLLSYYMGKNTPDRQEFIIKRLRVEKDIVEEEQVPV, from the coding sequence ATGGCAAATTATACCGAAGAAGACATTCGTTCGCTTGACTGGAAGGAGCATATACGTTTACGGCCGGGAATGTATATCGGCAAGCTGGGCGATGGTTCCGCGCATGATGACGGCATCTATATATTACTGAAGGAAATCATTGATAATTCCATCGATGAATTTGTAATGGGCGCCGGAAAAACCATCGAGGTGAATGTAAGCGACCATAAGGTAAGCGTGCGCGACTACGGGCGCGGCATCCCCCTGGGGAAAGTGATCGATTGCGTGTCGAAGATCAATACGGGCGGAAAGTACGACAGTAACGCTTTTCAGAAGTCAGTAGGGCTGAACGGAGTAGGTACCAAGGCCGTGAATGCGCTTTCGGAAAAATTCAGCGTGCAGTCTTACCGGAATGGCCAGACCAAGCGGGCCGAATTTGAAAAGGGTGTCTTGGTAAAGGAGGAAGCAGAAACGGAAACCAGCCAGCGAAACGGTACTTCCATCACCTTTGTGCCCGATAACACAGTATTCCGCAATTTTCGCTTTGTTCCGGAATTCATAGAAAATATGATCTGGAACTATGTTTACCTGAATGCCGGCCTGACCCTGCAGTTCAACGGGCAAAAATTTCATTCCGAAAGGGGATTATATGACCTGCTGATGCGCAATGTGGAAGAGGAAAGTATCCGTTACCCGGTAATTCACCTCCGTGGAAATGATATAGAACTCGCCATGACGCATGGAAGCCAGTACGGGGAAGAATACTATTCCTTCGTCAACGGCCAGCATACCACCCAGGGCGGCACCCACCAGGCCGCGCTGCGGGAAGCGGTGGTTAAAACACTCAGGGAATTTTATAAAAAAGATTTTGACGCCACCGATATCCGCGCCTCTATTGTAGCGGCGATCAGCATTAAAGTGCAGGAACCGGTTTTCGAATCCCAGACAAAGACGCGCCTTGGTTCCTTAAATATCGGCCCGGACGGGCCTTCCGTGCGTTCATTTGTCAATGATTTCGTGAAGAAGGAACTGGACAATTACCTTCATCAGCATGCCGCCGTAGCCGAGGCCATGTTGAAAAGGATCATGCAATCCGAGCGCGAACGCAAGGAGATTGCCGGGATCCGAAAGATTGCCAATGAACGGGCTAAAAAGGCCGCTCTTCACAATAAAAAGCTCCGGGACTGCAAGCTGCATCTCAGTGATGAAAAGGCCGACCAGGACCTTCGCCTGGCAACCACCCTCTTTATTACAGAGGGCGATTCGGCCAGTGGCTCTATCACAAAGGCGCGTAAGGTAGATACCCAGGCCGTTTTCAGCCTGAAAGGGAAGCCCCTGAACAGTTTCGGGCTTACCAAGAAGATCGTTTACGAAAATGAGGAGTTCAATTTACTTCAGCATGCGCTCAATATCGAGGACGGGCTGGAGGGGCTCCGCTATAACAATGTCGTAATCGCTACTGACGCGGATGTGGACGGCATGCACATCCGGCTCCTGCTGATGACCTTTTTCCTGCAGTTTTTCCCGGATATGGTAAAGGCGGGACACGTGTCCATCCTGCAAACCCCCTTATTCAGGGTCAGGAATAAAAAGGAAACAATCTATTGTTATTCCGAAGACGAAAAGCGGAAAGCGGTTGCCAGGCTGGGCGGAAAGCCGGAGATTACCCGCTTCAAGGGGCTGGGAGAAATATCCCCCGATGAGTTTGGCTTATTTATCGGCGCTGATATGCGCCTTGACCCGGTTATCCTGAAAAAGGACACGACCATCAAGCAGCTTTTATCCTATTATATGGGAAAAAATACACCGGACCGCCAGGAATTTATTATCAAACGCCTCCGCGTGGAAAAAGATATCGTGGAGGAAGAACAAGTACCAGTTTAA